The proteins below come from a single Sphingomonas carotinifaciens genomic window:
- a CDS encoding cytochrome (ubi)quinol oxidase subunit III, translated as MSGAADASRHGDPHKLGHGERPASERGPAPKRIVVSYGFWIFLLSDFIMFSGFFAAYAVLVGETAGGPTGRDIFEVPLVATETALLLASSFTCGLAGIAMLAESRRWFQVAMAATALFGFGFLCLEAYEFLHLIGEGHGPSRSAFLSAFFALVGCHGVHVTLGLLWLTTMMAQVWAKGFREDIARRMMCFSLFWHALDIVWVALFTMVYLMGTHG; from the coding sequence ATGAGCGGCGCGGCCGACGCCAGCCGGCATGGCGACCCGCACAAGCTGGGGCATGGCGAGCGCCCGGCGAGCGAGCGGGGCCCCGCGCCCAAGCGGATCGTGGTGTCCTACGGCTTCTGGATCTTCCTGCTGTCGGACTTCATCATGTTTTCCGGCTTCTTCGCGGCCTATGCGGTGCTGGTCGGCGAGACGGCGGGCGGACCGACCGGGCGCGACATCTTTGAGGTGCCGCTGGTCGCCACCGAGACGGCGCTGCTGCTCGCCTCCAGCTTCACCTGCGGGCTGGCGGGAATCGCGATGCTGGCGGAGAGCCGGCGCTGGTTCCAGGTCGCGATGGCCGCGACCGCGCTGTTCGGGTTCGGCTTCCTCTGCCTGGAGGCCTATGAGTTCCTGCACCTGATCGGGGAAGGGCATGGGCCGTCGCGCAGCGCTTTCCTGTCCGCCTTCTTCGCGCTGGTCGGGTGCCACGGCGTGCACGTTACGCTGGGCCTGTTGTGGCTGACGACGATGATGGCGCAAGTCTGGGCCAAGGGATTTCGCGAGGATATCGCGCGGCGGATGATGTGCTTCAGCCTGTTCTGGCATGCGCTGGACATCGTCTGGGTCGCGCTGTTCACCATGGTCTATCTGATGGGAACGCACGGATGA